A portion of the Esox lucius isolate fEsoLuc1 chromosome 20, fEsoLuc1.pri, whole genome shotgun sequence genome contains these proteins:
- the s100t gene encoding S100 calcium binding protein T encodes MSDKTETVSTLENAMQLMIQTFHKYSGDEGDKYTLSRAELKVMLTTELGNYLGNAQDKDAVDKVMADLDANNDGEVDFTEFIILVGALTVACNDFFLEYNEKGEKKK; translated from the exons ATGTCTGACAAAACAGAGACCGTTTCCACACTGGAGAATGCCATGCAGCTGATGATCCAAACCTTCCACAAGTACTCTGGGGACGAGGGCGACAAATACACCCTGAGCAGAGCAGAGCTCAAAGTGATGCTCACTACTGAGCTAGGGAATTACCTGGGG AATGCCCAGGACAAGGATGCAGTGGACAAGGTGATGGCTGACCTGGACGCCAATAATGATGGCGAGGTGGACTTCACTGAGTTCATCATCCTGGTTGGAGCCCTGACCGTAGCATGCAACGACTTCTTCCTGGAGTACAAtgagaagggagagaaaaagaagtgA
- the chrnb2 gene encoding neuronal acetylcholine receptor subunit beta-2 translates to MGAWTLMLCLLAIVRGNLGADTEERLVEHLLNPAHYNKLIRPATNGSELVTVQLMVSLAQLISVHEREQIMTTNVWLTQEWQDYRLTWIPEEFDGMEKVRLPSKHIWLPDVVLYNNADGMYEVSFYSNAVVSHDGSIFWLPPAIYKSACKIEVKHFPFDQQNCTMRFRSWTYDRTEIDLILRSDVASMDDFTPSGEWDIIALPGRRNENPADPTYVDITYDFIIRRKPLFYTINLIIPCVLITSLAILVFYLPSDCGEKMTLCISVLLALTVFLLLISKIVPPTSLDVPLVGKYLMFTMVLVTFSIVTSVCVLNVHHRSPTTHTMPPWVKLVFLNKLPALLFMRQPRNSCERQKLRQQRRGQERREGGRDGGSAGGLMVGLGLGGGGGGVVGLGKENDDPCTCYVNRASVKQFGGELGGGAGGGAGGGSTDGLNGLREGRDGNRMGGKQGGGGPALTQTLLGQACPGFEEAVDGVRFIANHMKSEDDDQSVSEDWKYVAMVIDRLFLWIFIIVCVSGTVGMFLQPLFQNYTAKTITNTNG, encoded by the exons GCAACCTGGGGGCAGATACTGAGGAGCGGTTGGTGGAGCACCTGCTAAACCCCGCCCACTACAACAAACTGATCCGCCCAGCAACCAATGGTTCCGAACTTGTGACAGTTCAGCTAATGGTGTCTTTGGCCCAGCTTATCagtgtg CATGAGAGAGAGCAGATCATGACCACAAACGTATGGCTCACACAG GAATGGCAGGACTACCGTCTGACATGGATCCCTGAGGAGTTTGATGGTATGGAGAAGGTCAGATTGCCCTCCAAACACATCTGGCTGCCAGACGTTGTGCTGTATAACAA CGCTGATGGGATGTATGAGGTGTCCTTCTACTCCAACGCTGTGGTCTCCCATGACGGCAGCATCTTCTGGCTGCCACCGGCCATCTACAAGTCGGCCTGCAAGATTGAAGTGAAGCACTTCCCCTTCGACCAGCAAAACTGCACCATGAGGTTCCGCTCCTGGACCTACGACCGCACCGAGATCGACCTCATCCTCAGGTCCGACGTGGCCAGCATGGACGACTTCACGCCCAGCGGAGAGTGGGACATCATCGCCCTGCCGGGACGACGGAACGAGAACCCGGCCGACCCCACCTACGTAGACATCACCTACGACTTCATCATCCGCAGGAAACCTCTGTTCTACACCATCAACCTCATCATCCCCTGCGTCCTCATCACCTCGCTGGCCATCCTGGTCTTCTACCTGCCCTCCGACTGCGGCGAGAAGATGACCCTGTGCATCTCCGTCCTCCTGGCCCTCACCGTCTTCCTCCTGCTCATCTCCAAGATCGTCCCCCCCACCTCGCTGGACGTGCCCCTGGTGGGGAAGTACCTGATGTTCACCATGGTCCTGGTGACCTTCTCCATTGTCACCAGCGTGTGTGTCCTCAACGTGCACCACCGCTCGCCCACCACGCACACCATGCCGCCCTGGGTCAAGCTGGTGTTCCTCAACAAGCTGCCGGCGCTGCTCTTCATGCGGCAGCCCCGGAACAGCTGCGAGCGCCAGAAGCTGCGCCAGCAGCGGAGGGGACAGGAGCGGAGGGAGGGCGGCCGGGACGGGGGCTCCGCCGGGGGCCTGATGGTGGGCCTGGGGCTcgggggaggagggggcggCGTGGTGGGCCTCGGGAAGGAAAACGACGACCCCTGCACGTGTTACGTGAACCGAGCGTCCGTGAAGCAGTTCGGCGGGGAGCTGGGAGGAGGCGCGGGGGGAGGAGCCGGAGGGGGGTCGACGGACGGACTGAACGGGCTGCGGGAGGGCCGGGACGGGAACAGGATGGGGGGGAAACAGGGAGGAGGCGGACCAGCTCTGACCCAGACCCTGCTGGGACAGGCCTGCCCGGGGTTCGAGGAGGCTGTTGATGGGGTCCGCTTCATCGCCAATCACATGAAGAGTGAAGATGACGACCAGAGC GTGAGCGAGGACTGGAAGTACGTTGCCATGGTGATCGACCGCCTGTTCCTCTGGATCTTTATAATCGTGTGTGTGTCCGGTACCGTCGGGATGTTCCTCCAGCCGCTGTTCCAAAACTACACCGCCAAGACCATCACCAACACCAATGGCTGA
- the si:ch211-105c13.3 gene encoding uncharacterized protein LOC325758 homolog, with translation MESAIKTVVSVYLKSAKGKESLGDKDFQTMVKKQLGNIMTETDSSSAIKEMRKGLDENNDGKVSFQEYMTLIGYLANTLSEEKTAANNAPAS, from the exons ATGGAGTCCGCCATTAAGACAGTGGTCAGTGTGTATCTGAAGTCTGCCAAAGGGAAGGAAAGTCTAGGAGATAAAGACTTCCAAACCATGGTCAAGAAACAGCTTGGCAACATCATGACT gaaacagaCAGTTCATCTGCCATCAAGGAAATGCGTAAAGGGCTGGATGAGAACAACGATGGGAAGGTCAGCTTCCAGGAGTACATGACTCTGATTGGCTACCTGGCCAACACCCTCAGTGAGGAGAAGACTGCAGCCAACAATGCACCTGCCTCTTAG